Part of the Natronorubrum daqingense genome is shown below.
TTTTGTTCGAGGGGTGGATACAGTACTATATGGCAAAAGACGGAATCGGACGACCAAGAGATGTGACATGTGAGGACGTGTTGACAGCGTTTGACGATGTTGAAAAGCCAGTAGCGACTGGGAAACTGTTGGCTGAAATGCTGGACGTATCGAAACAGTCTGTACTCCGGCGGTTACAGGAGTTGGAAGAAGAGGGGCGAGTCGAGCGGTGGAAAGTTGGTAGTCGCGCTGTCGTCTGGTGGCCGACAGAAGAATCGTAACGTGGGAATCACAGCTAGAGTGTCGCCTGTGGACTGGTTCTCTGTGCCTATCGCTTGCACCCACCCCTGAAGGGGATGGGCTTCCGCTCGCTACATGTCAATCTCGAGATCGTCCCGATCGGTCATCGGTGGGCCTCGCTGACGGTAGCCGAGTGGCCGATGGCCTCGAGCGCCTGGAACCAGTTGTTCTCGAGGTCGCTACAGGCAGCCTCGAGACAGTCCTCGACGAACTGTGTGGCCGTCTCGTCGGACCACGCTTGCCAGCCATGGATTGCGGCCTTGAGGTCGTAATCGATCGTCTCTGTGCGGTACGTGTCGGCTTCGATCTGTGCCGGCCCACACGTCCGCCGGAGGAGTTCGCATTTCAGTGCCATTGCCGTCTCGACGATCGTCGCGTCGGCGGCGTGGGTCAGTTCCGTCTGGGATTCAGTTTCGTGCATAGTCGTGGTCACCGCGCCGGTTTCCCGGCGCATACTACACCATTCGCTGGCTGGTACTTAACTATTACTATTGTATTTGCATATTCGATATTTGAGACTCGAGACGCCGATCGGGACGGCGTTGCCACTCCGAAAAAATGGACGTCGGTCGTTCTATTCGTTTTTCAGTCCCACCAGGCTCGAATGAGAGTATCGCCGTCGTTCTTGAGTCCCTGCAGCGGTTCACCCACGAACAGCGTCGGGTACCTGTCGGCACCGGGGTGAGCGTCGAGTTCGTCTGGCAACGCAATCGTCAGCGTGTTCATCACGTCGACGGGCTTGTCCGTCCACAGATAGAGGACGGGCGAACTCTCACGGCCAACGACGTAGCGTGTGTTCTCGGGACACGACTCGAGGACATCGACGACACGGTCGTCGGTGAATCGATTGTAGCTGCCGATTTCGCGAACGCACGCCACGGCTTCGGGCCGGTCCATCCACGTCGTGTGGAACTTGAGCGACCGGCGGGGCTTGCCGTTGATCGTTTTCCGGCGGTGGCCTGCTCGAGCCTCACGGTCGTATTCGCCGAAGGCCTCAGCAGTACACCGAACGTTGCTCCAGGCGTACTTGCCGGCGTACATCGGGCCGTAATACCCCGACGTGCGAGCGGCTTCGTAGCCGGCGTCACCGGGTTCATACGGGAAGTCATAGGCCGGTGGGTCTGGCAGTTCGCGACCGCTCGAGTCGATCGGCGTCGGTTCGTCCAAGTGATTCGGGTAGTCGTAGTGGTATTCCATCGTCGTGGTCACCTGCAGGCTGTCGCTTTCACGCGCCCGCATGCGTACGAACGAACGGCACCCACTTAATTATTACTATTGAGTGAGCATATACTACCATACCACGAACTCGAGAGATTACGGGCTACGTATATGGGCCACATAGGAAAATGCGAATACAATAGTAATATTTATGGTGGTCACACTCGTGTATTCGAGTGAGTCGGGGAAACCCGACTCGAGGTGACCACGACTAATGGACGCAATACCCGTAGACGGTGAATTGGTGTCGAAAACTAGGGGCACAGTCGCGAACGCATTGACGGGTGAGCCCGAAGAAACCGAAATCCGAGCGTATCACAACTCGGAGCGATCGGTATTGTTGATTGAACGGCGCAAATCGCACGCAAATCTCGTCGCGACGTTCGATATTCTCGACGACTCGATAGTGCGCTCTCGCGTTCCGACCCACTGGCACACTGAACTCGTGCTACGGGCGGTTGTCGCCCTTGGCTTCGAGACCGTCAAAGCCCCAGATCGATAACCGACCGGTGACCGGTCGGTTTTCTTTGAAAATGCACACCATCGTGTCTATATGGATGACTCTCTTCACCCATGTTTTAGATATCAGAATTATACCGATAATATCCGACCGCATATCAATATAAATTGTTTTGACACTCCCCCATTGATTAGACACAAGTTTAAACAAATTCTCTCCACACCCCTAATATAGGACAATGAAACAAAACTCTATTGGGAAGAGTGAGGAATTAGGGAAAGAAAGTGCAAGGAATAACTATCTCAAAAAAGTCGAGGAAGCATATAAAAAGTACAAAGAAACAGGAGTAATCGAGTACCCCGAATGGCTATACGGTTCTCCAAAGGGGAATTTGTTCCGAGTTGAGGTCGAGGACTGTCCTGACTTCGGCGAAACTGCGATGGTGGAGTTTGACTCTGGTCGCACTGCGTTTCTCTCCATCGACATGCAACAGGATTTCTGCGGTGAGGACGGTTATGTCGATGCAATGGGTTACGATCTTTCACAGACGCAGCGAGCCGTTCAACCGATCTGGAACGTTCTCGAAACAGTTCGACAAACGGATATCGATGTAATTCATACGCGAGAGGGTCACAAGCAAGATCTCTCTGATGCTCCTTTCAATAAACTGCTTCGAAGCAAGATGGCTGGAGACGGAGACGGTATTGGTGAAACACCAGCCGGTGGGATCGGACCGCTTCTGACGCGTGGACACGAAAACTGGGATATTATCGATAAACTCGCTCCTGAGCCCAGTGAACCTGTTATCGATAAACCGACCAAGGGAGCGTTCGCGAACACGAACATTGGGCTGGTGCTTGAACGGCTTGGTACGACCCATCTCGTGATTTCTGGAATCACGACCGACGTTTGTGTACATACAATTATGCGGGAAGCAAACGATCGTGGTTACTGGTGTCTACTGTTGAAAGACGCCACAGGCGCGACAGACAACGGAAACCGTGAGGCTGCAATTAAGCAAATAAAAATGCAGGGCGGTGTCTTCGGCTGGGTGTCGGACTCTGAGCGATTTATCAAGGCTGTTGAAGAAGGTGTCGCATAGATGGAGGTGAAAGAACTGCTCAACGCCTACCAGGCTGGTGAACGAACACCTGAAGGGGTTGTCCGAGACGTGTTTGATCGAATTGAAACGGACGGCACGAACGCGTGGATCGCAACTCGTGATCAAGCCAATGTCTTAGCAGAGGCAACTGAACTCGACGACGCTGACCTCACAGAGAACCCTCTTTACGGGATCCCATTCGCTGTCAAAGATAATATCGATTACAATGGTCTCCCGACGACTGCCGGCTGTCCGGCTTACGCGTATGAACCTGAGGATCATGCAGCCGTTGTTGATCGACTCATCGATGCCGGTGCGATTCTGATCGGGAAGACAAACATGGATCAGTTCGCCACAGGACTTGTCGGAACCAGAAGCCCGTATGGAGAGTGCCGAAACGTACACAACGAAGCGTATATTTCCGGTGGGTCTTCCAGTGGCTCTGCCGTAGCGGTGGCACGAGAGCACGTCGCGTTTGCACTCGGCACCGACACTGCCGGTTCAGGACGTGTTCCCGCAGCGTTCAATGGACTTGTCGGGTTAAAACCGACACGCGGAGCGCTCAGCACTCGTGGTGTCGTCCCGGCCTGCGCTGACCTGGATTGCGTGTCTATCTTCGCCCAGACGACTGACGACGCGCTTCGTGTCGAAGACGTTGCCGCCAGATTTGACCCTGATGATCCGTATTCACGTCGCTTGGCTGATGACCTTGAACTATCGAAGACTTGCCTCTCTGATATCACGATCGGTGTTCCAGCCGCGGATGAACTGGAGTTTTTCGGCGACAACGAGGCCGCACAACTATTCGATGATACGATCGACGAGATTGCAGCACAATTCGGAGAACCAACGACCGTCGACTTCACGCCCTTCCGGAAGACTGCTGAACTGCTCTACGGTGGTCCGTGGGTCGCAGACAGGTTATCAGCTGTCGGTGAGTTCATTGAGACTCATCCCGATGAAGTGAACACGACCGTTGCCGACATTATCCGTGGTGGAAAAGAGTACTCTGCCGTCGACACTTTCGAAGCGTTCGATCAGCTCAAGACGCTTCGACGAGAGGCCGAACAGGTCTTAGCTAAAATCGATGCACTGGTTGTTCCGACGACAGGGACCACGTACATGATCGAAGCCGTTCAGTCGAATCCGATCGAACTGAATTCGAACCTCGGTTATTATACGAATTTCGTGAATCTCCTTGATCTTTCGGCCGTTGCAGTTCCAACTCATTCGTTCGACGCCGGACCATCGTTCGGTGTAACGATCATCGGCGAAGCGTTCGAGGATGCTCGAATCGCATCAATTGGTGCAGCAATCGAGAGTGAGGCCACCAGACCAACCCGATCGACAACGAAACCGATCTCATCCTCATCGAACTAAGACAGTCTGTCATTTCCCTGTCGAAACTCTCTCCTTTAGATATCTAACATCGTGAAACTACTGCTCACTCTACGTTTACACGTACCTTTTTCCGCATCGGGATTCCGCGCTTAATGAGTGTCGAAAGTTATGGGTATGGACTGAGACAGGCGGGTAATGGGAGGAGACCGGCGGGGTGCACTCGTTTGTCATCTGAGTGAGGAGGAATTGGATCGTCTGCTAAACGAAGTAGGATGTCCAGAGATCAGTTTCCCAACCGTGAGTCTGTGCACCCTGTCGAGCAACTCGTTGAGTTGCTCTCTGCCGTGCTCATCAAGTTCTGAAATAAGTCCTTGACTCCCCTCCTCGTTGGTGATTTTACCCTCAATACCCTCTTCTTCCAGGGTTGAGTTCCATTTCGACACAGCCGATTGGTGTCACGCCGTGTTCCTCGGTCATCTCTACTTGACCCATCTCTCCCCCTGAAGAGTCCGTGCAGCGGCCAACGCCGCTGTTCTCTCTGTCCACTCGCAACGTGACTGCAGACAGGGGGTGCTCGCTCTACTGATCAAGCGTACGCCGGCGACGTCGTGCGTGTGTAATCCTGGATATCGAGAATTCCGTGAAATCGTGCTAATGTGTGCTGTCTACAACATCTAGCGTGCTGTGAGCTAGGTAAATCAAACCGTGTGGTGATTCACCCAGCCGGACCGTTGTAAAGGGGCGTAACCGTCAGTCGTCTGCCGGCCCGGTCTTGGTGACGCTGTTGTGTGGTTCGAACGTCGAACCCATCTGAGCCCTTCCAAGGACGTTCACGCCGACTTTCACGATAATCGGATAGACAACGAGACAGAAGAGTAATCCGGCCAACCCTGGCAGAACCTGTGGGTGATTGACGTAGGCGTAGTAGTTAACGCCGACGGCAGCGGCGAACGAAGCGATTGCCGCCCAGTTGTAGTTTGAGACGCGGGTTTCAGCGTAGCCGAAGCCACGACGAAGCAGGAAGTAATCAGCGATGATGATACCGCCGATCGGCGGTACGAGGATACTAATCAGGTTGAGCCAGTTCTCAAGATTGGAGATGACCTCTGTTGTTGCCGTAACCAGTGCTCCGAGAATTCCGAGTACGCCGGCAATGCGCCATGAGATAATCGATGAGAGGTTCGTGTAACTCATCGTTGCGTTGTAATGACACGCGTCACAGGTTGACCAGAGGCTCACAACGGCAACTGCGACGACGGGAATGGATCCAAGTAGTCCGATCATTCCGAAGTACGGATCTAGACTATTGAGCGCCGCGGCACTGAGCGCACCGAGAACCATCATACTCGTGTTACAGATGAGGAAAGCGATTATCGTCGCAAGGACAGCTTGCTTCGAATCTTCAGCGAATCGCACGATATCCCCCGTTGCTGTTCCACTCACCGCGAAGGTTCCCCAAGTGAGACCAACACCGAC
Proteins encoded:
- a CDS encoding winged helix-turn-helix transcriptional regulator, producing the protein MAKDGIGRPRDVTCEDVLTAFDDVEKPVATGKLLAEMLDVSKQSVLRRLQELEEEGRVERWKVGSRAVVWWPTEES
- a CDS encoding cysteine hydrolase family protein, encoding MKQNSIGKSEELGKESARNNYLKKVEEAYKKYKETGVIEYPEWLYGSPKGNLFRVEVEDCPDFGETAMVEFDSGRTAFLSIDMQQDFCGEDGYVDAMGYDLSQTQRAVQPIWNVLETVRQTDIDVIHTREGHKQDLSDAPFNKLLRSKMAGDGDGIGETPAGGIGPLLTRGHENWDIIDKLAPEPSEPVIDKPTKGAFANTNIGLVLERLGTTHLVISGITTDVCVHTIMREANDRGYWCLLLKDATGATDNGNREAAIKQIKMQGGVFGWVSDSERFIKAVEEGVA
- the atzF gene encoding allophanate hydrolase, with amino-acid sequence MEVKELLNAYQAGERTPEGVVRDVFDRIETDGTNAWIATRDQANVLAEATELDDADLTENPLYGIPFAVKDNIDYNGLPTTAGCPAYAYEPEDHAAVVDRLIDAGAILIGKTNMDQFATGLVGTRSPYGECRNVHNEAYISGGSSSGSAVAVAREHVAFALGTDTAGSGRVPAAFNGLVGLKPTRGALSTRGVVPACADLDCVSIFAQTTDDALRVEDVAARFDPDDPYSRRLADDLELSKTCLSDITIGVPAADELEFFGDNEAAQLFDDTIDEIAAQFGEPTTVDFTPFRKTAELLYGGPWVADRLSAVGEFIETHPDEVNTTVADIIRGGKEYSAVDTFEAFDQLKTLRREAEQVLAKIDALVVPTTGTTYMIEAVQSNPIELNSNLGYYTNFVNLLDLSAVAVPTHSFDAGPSFGVTIIGEAFEDARIASIGAAIESEATRPTRSTTKPISSSSN
- a CDS encoding cytosine permease, which codes for MSSYNGFVGEMMHKIREFFKHDPDQDEWAERRVPDSERLGVWEPATVWIGFAIAFSIAFIGSQIYFGLGMPEALYAIVLGNVFLAIYSSLIAVASVDGGLNFPLQMKEAFGKKGALLPIAVVGLLVNGWYAFQAWLAADVVRAAWDPSWYILVIGVVILFGLPSLIGVGAMSDVVEKLVIPIMLMFAAYILFVQVIPAGTSILSQPAPGESIPFFVGVGLTWGTFAVSGTATGDIVRFAEDSKQAVLATIIAFLICNTSMMVLGALSAAALNSLDPYFGMIGLLGSIPVVAVAVVSLWSTCDACHYNATMSYTNLSSIISWRIAGVLGILGALVTATTEVISNLENWLNLISILVPPIGGIIIADYFLLRRGFGYAETRVSNYNWAAIASFAAAVGVNYYAYVNHPQVLPGLAGLLFCLVVYPIIVKVGVNVLGRAQMGSTFEPHNSVTKTGPADD